A stretch of the Teretinema zuelzerae genome encodes the following:
- a CDS encoding IS256 family transposase, translating to MAYESEYTLLEQVIQMLAANGDNKFSRVIEVVVNEAMKIERAKALNAEPYERTEERTGHANGFKDKTLNLATGKVLLKVPQVRGMEFYPSCIEKGMRSERALKLAIAEMYVKGVSTRRVSDIVEVLCGTEVSSSQVSRLAKELDEEITSWKAQPVGQIQYLVLDATYESVRVGSQVVKQALLVAIGVDYSGNRYILDAEVANSEAEVNWRSFLEGLVRRGMHGLRMITSDDHSGLRAAIDAVFPGILWQRCQFHLQQNAHSYVTKKDDIPLIAADIRKVFNAPDRENAERYLQQLVEKYQKTHPHLAAWADENIREGLSVFNIPENHRRKMRTSNLAERQMKEINRRTKVVGVFPNAASLLRLAAAMLIEQNDQWQNDKRYLPESNDRPALNEIYRKKVA from the coding sequence ATGGCCTACGAATCAGAGTATACACTTTTGGAGCAAGTGATCCAGATGCTGGCAGCGAATGGGGACAATAAATTTTCTCGTGTTATCGAAGTGGTCGTCAATGAGGCCATGAAGATCGAGCGAGCAAAGGCTCTCAACGCCGAACCATATGAACGCACGGAAGAGCGTACTGGGCATGCCAATGGATTTAAAGACAAGACGCTCAATCTTGCGACCGGGAAAGTCCTCTTGAAAGTACCACAAGTTCGCGGGATGGAGTTTTATCCCAGCTGCATCGAGAAAGGCATGCGCAGTGAGCGTGCTCTCAAGCTCGCCATCGCCGAAATGTATGTCAAAGGAGTAAGTACCCGCAGGGTCTCGGATATCGTCGAAGTTCTTTGTGGCACCGAAGTCAGCTCGTCCCAGGTCAGCAGGCTGGCAAAGGAACTCGATGAAGAGATTACGTCTTGGAAGGCGCAGCCTGTCGGACAGATTCAATACTTGGTACTTGATGCGACCTATGAATCGGTTCGCGTCGGTTCCCAGGTGGTCAAGCAGGCGCTTCTAGTGGCTATTGGCGTTGATTACAGCGGGAATCGGTATATTCTTGACGCCGAAGTCGCGAACAGTGAGGCAGAGGTAAACTGGCGTTCCTTTCTCGAGGGTCTCGTACGACGAGGGATGCACGGCCTGCGAATGATCACCAGTGATGACCACTCAGGACTGCGCGCTGCAATCGATGCTGTCTTCCCTGGAATTCTGTGGCAACGCTGCCAGTTTCATCTGCAGCAGAATGCCCACTCCTACGTCACGAAAAAAGATGACATCCCGCTGATAGCCGCTGATATTCGGAAGGTGTTCAATGCACCTGACCGCGAGAACGCGGAACGATATTTGCAACAGCTCGTTGAAAAATATCAAAAAACCCATCCGCATTTAGCGGCTTGGGCCGATGAGAATATACGGGAAGGATTGAGTGTATTCAACATCCCGGAGAATCACAGGAGGAAAATGCGAACATCGAATCTGGCAGAGCGCCAGATGAAGGAGATCAACAGGCGAACGAAAGTAGTAGGCGTTTTCCCGAATGCGGCCAGTTTACTTCGTCTCGCGGCTGCCATGCTGATCGAGCAAAATGACCAATGGCAGAATGATAAACGGTACTTGCCGGAGTCAAACGATCGACCTGCTTTGAACGAAATTTACAGAAAAAAGGTTGCATAA
- a CDS encoding tyrosine-type recombinase/integrase, with amino-acid sequence MPSTFIVLKRRNTKGKQYYQVRFKDESGNTIKSKSYPEAKTKLQAMRLAEADLHHGIIPSSSDPLALQYCSEFWSENSPYFKSRKLKGKALSESYRYTGVYGLKHFEEFLRDKRMSEISPIELDAFADKLAETGLKGRSINLGLAAIKRPMAVFCKKKGIPDPLLSVESHEETPKERGVITVDELSRVVSYNDDYRAKAIFLLGALGGLRRGEVRGLHVDDIDFEKGIIHVRHNFVNTKEGLKAPKCDSIRSVPVPSILIETLKTVVSLYPTGIYAVPNLVDSEKPCDVVTINRAFTRILKFLGITEDERKNRNLVYHGLRHTFVTLAQSTGLPDFIVARLSGHKTLDMVRRYTNAEGYVDFADTKARMEKAVSQGKEA; translated from the coding sequence ATGCCCTCAACCTTTATCGTCCTAAAGCGACGGAACACGAAAGGGAAGCAGTACTATCAGGTACGCTTCAAAGACGAATCGGGAAACACGATCAAATCGAAAAGTTATCCCGAAGCCAAAACTAAACTGCAAGCTATGAGGCTTGCAGAAGCGGATTTACATCACGGTATCATACCGTCTTCATCGGATCCACTTGCACTCCAATATTGTTCCGAGTTCTGGTCTGAGAATTCACCGTACTTTAAATCCCGGAAGCTGAAAGGAAAGGCCCTTTCGGAATCTTACCGGTATACGGGTGTGTACGGTCTCAAGCATTTCGAAGAATTTCTCCGTGACAAACGCATGAGTGAAATCTCGCCTATCGAACTTGATGCCTTCGCTGATAAGCTCGCCGAAACCGGTTTAAAAGGGCGAAGTATCAATCTTGGATTAGCTGCTATTAAACGGCCGATGGCTGTTTTCTGCAAAAAAAAAGGAATCCCTGATCCCCTTCTATCCGTTGAAAGTCACGAAGAAACACCCAAAGAACGCGGAGTCATTACCGTTGACGAGCTCTCTCGTGTAGTCTCTTATAATGATGACTATCGAGCGAAAGCGATTTTCCTGCTTGGTGCGCTTGGCGGATTACGGCGCGGCGAAGTGAGAGGTCTTCATGTTGATGATATTGATTTTGAGAAGGGCATAATTCATGTTCGACACAATTTCGTAAACACAAAAGAAGGCTTGAAAGCACCAAAATGTGATAGCATTCGCTCGGTTCCTGTGCCCTCCATACTAATCGAAACTCTTAAAACTGTCGTTTCTCTCTATCCAACAGGTATTTATGCCGTACCGAATCTTGTGGATTCTGAGAAGCCTTGTGATGTTGTCACAATAAATCGTGCCTTTACACGAATTCTGAAGTTTCTGGGCATAACTGAAGATGAACGGAAAAATCGGAACCTTGTCTATCACGGACTCCGTCATACCTTTGTGACTCTCGCGCAGAGTACCGGATTACCGGATTTTATCGTAGCCCGTCTAAGCGGTCATAAGACCCTGGATATGGTTCGACGATATACGAACGCGGAAGGATATGTAGATTTTGCCGATACGAAGGCTCGGATGGAAAAGGCTGTTTCCCAGGGGAAAGAGGCATAA